A stretch of Candidatus Eremiobacteraceae bacterium DNA encodes these proteins:
- a CDS encoding glycosyltransferase family 2 protein, with protein sequence MSEQPAGSLSIFFPAFNEEGIIERTVRDAVAAAQRDVSDFEVIVVDDGSKDATADIVSALAAKDPRVRLVRHEVNRGYGAALRTGFASATKDFVFFSDADGQFHLDELPATLELAHGAPVVAGYRIKRSDPWHRLVIARTYRLVIWTMFGLRIRDIDCAWKLFRRETLGAVELESNGAFISSELLIKLGRAGVPIKEIGVHHYPRTTGVSKGATPKVILKTIRDIVRLRLGMPLTPAAQRQHA encoded by the coding sequence GTGAGCGAACAGCCCGCAGGGTCGCTGTCGATCTTCTTCCCTGCGTTCAACGAAGAAGGGATCATCGAGCGCACCGTACGCGACGCGGTCGCGGCGGCGCAGCGCGACGTCTCGGACTTCGAAGTCATCGTCGTGGACGACGGCAGCAAAGATGCGACCGCTGACATCGTCAGCGCGCTCGCCGCAAAGGACCCGCGCGTGCGCCTGGTGCGCCATGAAGTCAATCGCGGCTACGGAGCAGCGCTGCGCACGGGTTTTGCGAGCGCGACCAAGGATTTCGTGTTCTTCTCGGACGCGGACGGGCAGTTCCATCTCGACGAGCTGCCGGCGACGCTCGAGCTTGCGCACGGCGCGCCGGTCGTCGCCGGCTACCGCATCAAGCGCAGCGACCCGTGGCACCGGCTGGTCATCGCGCGCACGTACCGGCTCGTCATCTGGACGATGTTCGGCCTGCGCATCCGCGACATCGACTGCGCGTGGAAGCTCTTCCGGCGCGAGACGTTGGGCGCGGTCGAGCTCGAGTCCAACGGCGCGTTCATCAGTTCCGAGCTGCTCATCAAGCTGGGGCGCGCAGGCGTGCCTATCAAAGAGATCGGCGTGCATCACTATCCCCGCACGACCGGCGTTTCGAAGGGCGCCACACCCAAGGTCATCCTCAAGACGATCCGCGACATCGTGCGCCTGCGCCTGGGGATGCCGCTGACGCCGGCCGCCCAGCGGCAGCACGCGTAA
- the rpe gene encoding ribulose-phosphate 3-epimerase, with the protein MKIAPSLLSADFADIRAQIDLVARAGADYLHLDVMDGRFVPNLTWGPKIIHDLRPLSKLPFDTHLMIVEPERYVADFVKAGADIVTVHWEATVHANRLIHQIKELGVRAGLAVNPATSLSVLDEILPYIDLLLIMSVNPGFGGQSYIPTSTAKIAAARRLIAERDLSIELEVDGGVSLDNVVEVFRAGAETVVMGAGLFGTPDPAATLRQVRDVVAHSSNARMERSNSFDR; encoded by the coding sequence ATGAAGATCGCGCCTTCGCTGTTGTCGGCGGATTTCGCCGACATCCGCGCGCAGATCGACCTTGTCGCGCGCGCGGGTGCGGATTATCTCCACCTCGACGTCATGGACGGACGCTTCGTGCCGAACCTGACGTGGGGCCCGAAGATCATCCACGATCTGCGTCCGCTCTCGAAGCTCCCGTTCGACACCCACCTCATGATCGTCGAGCCGGAGCGCTACGTCGCCGATTTCGTGAAGGCCGGCGCGGACATCGTCACCGTGCATTGGGAGGCGACGGTGCACGCCAACCGCCTGATCCATCAGATCAAGGAGTTAGGCGTGCGCGCGGGCCTGGCGGTCAATCCTGCGACGTCGCTCTCCGTGCTCGACGAGATCCTGCCCTATATCGATCTGCTCCTGATCATGAGCGTGAACCCCGGCTTCGGAGGCCAATCCTACATCCCGACCTCGACCGCGAAGATCGCCGCCGCCCGCAGGTTGATCGCCGAACGCGACCTTTCGATCGAGCTGGAAGTGGATGGCGGAGTATCGCTCGACAACGTCGTCGAGGTCTTTCGCGCAGGCGCGGAAACCGTGGTGATGGGCGCGGGTCTGTTCGGCACGCCCGATCCGGCCGCGACGCTGCGCCAGGTGCGCGATGTAGTTGCGCATTCTTCGAACGCGCGGATGGAGCGGTCGAATTCATTCGACCGTTAG
- a CDS encoding DAK2 domain-containing protein, whose protein sequence is MQITSCDGKLFADFLVAGTYFLRKYRSVVNDLNVFPVPDGDTGTNMFFTVRSAMVEAHKERSRALKDVAAAAAQGSLMGARGNSGVIISQMFRGFAYEVRHRDSINTLEFSSALAEGVSAARKALLKPVEGTILSVAGAAANACFKAAAGEPDFYAVLHATVAAANEALEKTPEQLAILKEAKVVDAGGQGFVYFMEGILRMLPGRAPYTTAFPRNPVRRTTFTAKQKVETHRFCTEFVLSKTQTEADSLRSLLTPHGDSLIVAGGDGTIRVHIHTDYPEKVADMARELGDVSRLKIDNMEEQHNVLVVDRESKPRGIVAVAPGEGFAKIFKELGADVVVIGGATMNPSVKDLLVAANKVLAPVVYLMPNDKNIMLAAKEVDALSDKRVVVIPTRTVADGIAALFGLLNRPDDPAVTPDEALADSLVAGSGSIFRAGREAQIGGVAVERNQLVGALEARDGQAERLVEGADAAAIAVAMVRGSVSSDPSLITLYYGHARRRKEAEAIAHTLKETFPSSAVEAYYGGQATSDYVISIER, encoded by the coding sequence GTGCAGATAACCAGTTGCGACGGAAAGCTATTTGCCGATTTCCTCGTAGCCGGCACGTATTTCTTGCGCAAGTACCGCTCCGTCGTCAACGATCTCAACGTCTTTCCCGTGCCCGACGGCGACACCGGCACGAACATGTTCTTCACCGTCCGCTCGGCCATGGTCGAGGCGCACAAGGAGCGCTCCAGGGCGCTCAAAGACGTCGCCGCCGCGGCCGCCCAGGGTTCGCTGATGGGCGCGCGCGGCAACTCGGGGGTGATCATCTCCCAGATGTTCCGCGGTTTCGCCTACGAGGTGCGCCACCGCGACTCCATCAACACGCTCGAATTTTCCAGCGCGCTCGCCGAAGGCGTGTCCGCCGCACGCAAGGCGCTCCTGAAGCCGGTTGAGGGCACCATCCTTTCGGTCGCTGGGGCCGCAGCGAACGCGTGCTTCAAGGCCGCTGCCGGCGAACCAGATTTTTATGCCGTCCTGCATGCGACGGTCGCTGCGGCAAACGAAGCGCTCGAGAAGACGCCCGAACAGCTCGCCATCCTCAAGGAAGCCAAAGTCGTCGACGCCGGCGGTCAAGGATTCGTCTACTTCATGGAAGGCATCTTGCGCATGCTGCCCGGCCGCGCGCCTTATACCACCGCATTCCCGCGCAATCCCGTCAGGCGCACGACGTTCACCGCCAAGCAGAAAGTCGAAACGCATCGCTTCTGCACCGAGTTCGTGCTCTCGAAAACGCAGACCGAAGCGGACTCGCTGCGCTCACTGCTCACGCCGCACGGCGATTCGCTCATCGTCGCCGGCGGCGACGGCACGATCCGCGTGCACATCCACACCGATTATCCGGAGAAGGTCGCCGACATGGCGCGCGAGCTGGGCGACGTCTCGCGCCTCAAGATCGACAACATGGAAGAGCAGCACAACGTGCTGGTCGTCGATCGCGAATCCAAGCCGCGCGGCATCGTCGCCGTGGCGCCGGGCGAGGGCTTCGCGAAGATCTTCAAAGAGCTTGGCGCCGACGTCGTGGTGATCGGCGGCGCGACCATGAATCCGTCGGTGAAAGATCTGCTGGTGGCGGCCAACAAAGTGCTCGCCCCGGTCGTCTATCTCATGCCCAATGACAAGAACATCATGCTTGCCGCCAAAGAAGTCGACGCGCTCAGCGACAAGCGCGTCGTCGTCATCCCCACCCGCACGGTCGCCGATGGGATCGCTGCGCTCTTCGGCCTGCTCAACCGGCCTGACGATCCTGCGGTCACGCCGGACGAGGCGCTGGCGGATTCGCTCGTCGCAGGTTCTGGTTCGATCTTTCGCGCCGGTCGCGAGGCGCAGATCGGCGGCGTGGCGGTCGAACGCAATCAGCTGGTCGGCGCGCTAGAGGCGCGCGACGGCCAGGCCGAGCGGCTCGTTGAAGGAGCGGATGCGGCAGCCATCGCAGTCGCGATGGTGCGCGGCTCGGTCAGCTCCGATCCATCGCTGATCACGCTCTACTACGGGCACGCGCGGCGGCGCAAAGAGGCAGAAGCCATCGCGCATACGCTCAAAGAGACGTTCCCCTCATCGGCCGTCGAGGCGTACTACGGCGGCCAGGCGACATCGGATTACGTGATTTCGATTGAACGATAG
- the thiL gene encoding thiamine-phosphate kinase — translation MTEDELVAAMVDALGAPPRKLRVGIGDDAAAWKVDSHHLSLLTTDMLLDGVHFRLAETTASALGHKALAQNLSDIAAMGGWPTVAVIALGLTPAVDETWVREFYRGVAALAKSARCAIAGGDIVRAPALIISVTVAGEVRRTRMRLRSGARAGDVAAVTGPLGLAAAGLKTLGAGAAVVIDAGSLEAVRAAYFTPQPRLGEGRYLGSQRSVRALMDISDGLSTDATRMAKASKLDVVLDAAALVPDRALTTAASALDLDPMDLMLNGGDDYELLAAIEPRAFKHVADGFRKRFGRPLAALGRFAPGDGRVWIDRLGKREAVAPAGYDHLNRA, via the coding sequence TTGACCGAGGACGAGCTTGTCGCCGCGATGGTGGACGCCCTCGGCGCGCCGCCGCGCAAGCTGCGGGTCGGGATCGGCGACGACGCCGCGGCGTGGAAGGTCGACTCGCACCATTTAAGCCTGTTGACCACCGACATGCTGCTCGACGGCGTGCATTTCCGCCTTGCCGAGACGACCGCGTCGGCGCTCGGCCATAAGGCGCTGGCGCAGAATCTCTCGGACATCGCAGCGATGGGTGGCTGGCCCACCGTCGCGGTCATCGCGCTCGGGCTCACTCCGGCTGTTGACGAGACGTGGGTGCGAGAGTTCTATCGCGGCGTTGCGGCGTTGGCTAAAAGCGCGCGCTGCGCGATCGCCGGAGGCGACATCGTGCGCGCGCCGGCGCTGATCATCAGCGTGACGGTCGCGGGCGAGGTCCGCCGGACGCGCATGCGCCTGCGAAGCGGCGCGCGCGCGGGCGACGTCGCCGCCGTGACCGGCCCGCTCGGCCTCGCGGCGGCGGGCTTGAAGACGCTAGGCGCCGGCGCGGCAGTCGTGATCGACGCGGGATCGCTCGAGGCCGTCCGCGCCGCCTACTTCACGCCGCAGCCGCGCCTGGGCGAAGGCCGCTACCTGGGATCGCAGCGCTCGGTGCGCGCGTTGATGGACATATCGGATGGGTTGTCCACCGACGCGACTCGGATGGCCAAAGCATCCAAGCTTGACGTCGTGCTGGATGCTGCGGCGCTCGTTCCCGACCGGGCATTGACCACGGCTGCGTCGGCGTTAGACTTGGATCCGATGGATCTCATGCTCAACGGCGGCGACGATTATGAGTTGCTCGCCGCGATCGAACCGCGTGCGTTCAAGCACGTCGCGGACGGGTTTCGCAAACGCTTCGGTCGCCCGCTCGCAGCGTTGGGCCGGTTCGCACCGGGCGACGGGCGAGTCTGGATCGATCGCCTAGGAAAACGCGAGGCGGTCGCGCCCGCCGGCTACGACCACCTAAATCGAGCGTAG
- the plsX gene encoding phosphate acyltransferase PlsX yields MNDSDVIIAIDGMGGDLAPDAIVAGACRAAREWGCRILLVGDRSALEPLLKREGAPANVSIVATSETVAMDEAPAIAVRRGGATSMGKTIDLVRDGEAHAAFSAGNSGAFLALATIRLSRLPGIARPGFATAWPAHKGPMLLVDAGANVDCKAEWLVQFAVMGSAYSRAVLGIPDPKVGLLSVGEEESKGNALTAEAFPLLSAAPIHFIGNVEGRDLLLGDADVVVADGFVGNVALKTAEGTSEYIFKLLREAIEEAPIHVKAGAALLRPVFRGVRSRLDHRYHGGAPLLGVRGNCIIGHGRADALTVYHACKMALRAARQDLVGSIERMLAPAAAQA; encoded by the coding sequence TTGAACGATAGCGACGTCATCATCGCGATCGACGGCATGGGCGGCGATCTTGCGCCCGACGCGATCGTCGCCGGCGCCTGCCGCGCAGCGCGCGAATGGGGCTGCCGCATCCTGCTGGTGGGCGATCGCTCGGCGCTCGAACCGCTGCTCAAACGCGAAGGCGCGCCGGCCAACGTCTCGATCGTCGCGACCTCCGAGACCGTCGCTATGGACGAAGCGCCGGCGATCGCGGTGCGTCGCGGCGGCGCCACCTCGATGGGCAAGACGATCGATCTAGTGCGCGATGGAGAGGCGCACGCCGCGTTCTCGGCCGGCAACAGCGGTGCATTCCTCGCCCTAGCGACCATCCGGCTTTCGCGCTTGCCGGGCATCGCACGTCCGGGCTTTGCGACTGCGTGGCCCGCGCACAAGGGACCGATGCTGCTGGTGGACGCAGGCGCCAACGTCGACTGCAAAGCCGAGTGGCTCGTGCAGTTCGCGGTCATGGGCAGCGCGTACTCGCGTGCCGTGCTCGGCATCCCGGATCCAAAAGTGGGCTTGCTATCGGTCGGTGAGGAGGAGAGCAAGGGCAACGCGCTGACAGCCGAGGCGTTTCCGCTGCTCTCGGCGGCGCCGATCCATTTCATCGGCAACGTCGAAGGCCGCGACCTGCTGCTCGGCGACGCCGACGTCGTCGTGGCCGATGGCTTCGTCGGCAACGTCGCGCTCAAGACGGCCGAAGGCACGAGCGAGTATATCTTCAAGCTGTTGCGCGAGGCCATCGAGGAGGCGCCGATCCACGTCAAGGCGGGTGCTGCGTTGCTGCGGCCGGTGTTCCGCGGCGTGCGCTCGCGCTTGGACCATCGCTACCATGGCGGCGCGCCGCTGCTTGGCGTGCGCGGCAACTGCATCATCGGGCACGGGCGCGCCGACGCGCTCACCGTCTACCACGCGTGCAAGATGGCGTTGCGCGCCGCGCGCCAGGACCTTGTCGGCTCGATCGAGCGCATGCTCGCGCCGGCGGCGGCACAGGCATGA
- the rpmB gene encoding 50S ribosomal protein L28: MAKRCDVCGKGPASGNNVSHSMRKTRRRWLPNLQSVRVVERGTVKTARVCTTCLKSRRVVRAV, encoded by the coding sequence ATGGCAAAGCGTTGCGACGTCTGCGGCAAAGGCCCCGCATCGGGCAACAATGTCAGTCACTCGATGCGTAAGACGCGCCGCCGCTGGCTGCCCAATCTGCAATCGGTGCGAGTCGTCGAGCGCGGCACGGTGAAGACCGCGCGCGTGTGCACCACCTGTCTGAAATCGCGGCGGGTCGTCCGAGCCGTTTAG
- a CDS encoding DegV family protein produces MSAKIAIVTDSISDLGALAVDITVVPLTITFGAQQFLDGVDLTPEQFYDKLQRDPNQPTTSQPTPASFATEYTRLLDAGAEHVVSLHVSAALSGTYNSASLAAQQVAPDRITVIDTRNASAGQGLLVLGARDQAARGDSVQAIVDQCNADIPNDQLYAAIPNLTYLARGGRIGPLQSVLGNVLQIVPIITLKDGLVAEHSKVRTFARAVDQIIDIVASKVPRKNHARAAVMHSVAPELAEKVRKRIQEAIEPASLITTCAGPTVGTHAGPGAVGVFFIP; encoded by the coding sequence ATGAGCGCCAAGATCGCGATCGTCACCGACTCCATCAGCGACCTCGGAGCCCTAGCGGTCGACATCACGGTCGTACCCCTCACCATCACCTTCGGCGCCCAGCAGTTCCTCGATGGCGTCGACCTCACGCCCGAGCAGTTCTATGACAAGCTCCAACGCGATCCGAACCAGCCGACGACCTCACAGCCGACGCCCGCGTCGTTCGCCACCGAGTATACGCGCTTGCTCGACGCCGGCGCCGAGCACGTCGTCTCGCTGCACGTGTCGGCTGCGCTTTCCGGCACGTACAACTCCGCATCGCTGGCGGCGCAGCAGGTGGCACCCGATCGCATCACGGTCATCGACACGCGCAACGCATCCGCCGGCCAGGGGTTGCTGGTCCTGGGCGCGCGCGACCAAGCCGCGCGCGGCGATTCGGTGCAGGCGATCGTCGACCAATGCAACGCGGACATCCCCAACGATCAGCTGTACGCCGCGATCCCCAACTTGACGTATCTGGCGCGCGGTGGCCGGATCGGGCCGCTGCAGAGCGTGCTGGGCAACGTCTTGCAGATCGTCCCCATCATCACGCTCAAAGACGGCCTCGTCGCCGAACACAGCAAAGTGCGCACGTTCGCGCGCGCGGTCGACCAGATCATCGACATCGTCGCCTCGAAGGTGCCGCGCAAGAACCATGCGCGTGCCGCGGTGATGCACTCGGTCGCGCCGGAGCTGGCCGAGAAAGTGCGCAAACGCATCCAAGAGGCGATCGAGCCTGCTTCGCTCATCACGACGTGCGCCGGACCGACGGTTGGCACCCATGCCGGCCCAGGCGCGGTAGGAGTGTTCTTCATCCCATAA
- a CDS encoding PASTA domain-containing protein translates to MSAPQPRRRRRTVDYASPPPRPPRPPGAGSTALGIALGLLALLVLLVAIGAYRLFAPAGSPIVLPDFGGMPMDAAQGAASHAGVTLRVVAHHNDEKVAKGDVLGQFPAAGEHVRQGRIIDVIVSDGPTLSDVPDLGNLSLRDAQIALTNARLDLGTITRQRSDIVSAGRILSQSPVALTQAPAGTKVDVTVAQGRPEAYVPNFVGLSVEFSSVAAKQAGVSLGPPLWMPIAKNAKPRGVVVAQDPLPGQPLDAGSKVILHVSGGPPPTPTPLPTEAPTEAPIITTPLPVSPSPSSSPNPQASPSAQPVARSMRIQVALPALTTAKRVRVALVDATGSHDLYDQTTRGGFTLQFDVTVTGAGTVQTYIDGALSTTNGL, encoded by the coding sequence GTGAGCGCGCCGCAGCCGCGCAGGCGCCGGCGCACGGTCGACTACGCGTCGCCGCCGCCGCGGCCGCCGCGTCCGCCGGGCGCGGGCTCGACCGCGCTGGGTATCGCGTTGGGGCTGCTGGCGCTGCTCGTCCTGCTCGTCGCCATCGGTGCGTACCGCCTGTTCGCGCCCGCCGGCAGCCCGATCGTGCTGCCCGATTTCGGGGGCATGCCGATGGACGCGGCGCAGGGCGCGGCGTCGCACGCCGGCGTGACCCTGCGCGTCGTCGCCCATCATAACGATGAGAAAGTCGCCAAAGGCGACGTGCTCGGCCAGTTCCCGGCGGCGGGGGAGCACGTGCGCCAGGGACGGATCATCGACGTGATCGTCTCCGACGGGCCGACGCTGTCCGACGTGCCGGACCTCGGCAACCTGTCGTTGCGCGATGCGCAGATCGCGCTCACCAACGCGCGGCTCGATCTCGGCACGATCACGCGGCAGAGGAGCGACATCGTCTCTGCAGGCCGCATCCTGTCGCAAAGCCCGGTCGCACTGACCCAAGCGCCGGCGGGCACAAAGGTCGACGTCACGGTCGCGCAAGGCAGGCCGGAAGCGTACGTGCCGAATTTCGTGGGCTTGAGCGTCGAGTTCTCATCCGTCGCGGCCAAACAGGCCGGCGTTTCGCTAGGGCCACCGCTATGGATGCCGATCGCCAAGAACGCCAAACCGCGCGGCGTCGTCGTCGCCCAAGACCCGCTGCCAGGCCAGCCTTTGGACGCGGGCTCGAAGGTCATCTTGCACGTGAGCGGCGGCCCGCCGCCGACGCCCACGCCGCTGCCCACCGAAGCGCCGACCGAGGCGCCTATAATCACCACACCGTTGCCGGTGTCGCCCTCGCCCAGCTCGTCGCCCAACCCGCAGGCCAGTCCGTCGGCGCAGCCCGTGGCGCGCTCGATGCGCATCCAAGTCGCGCTGCCGGCGTTGACGACCGCCAAACGAGTGCGCGTCGCTCTTGTCGACGCCACTGGATCGCACGACCTGTACGACCAAACCACCAGAGGCGGCTTCACGCTGCAGTTCGACGTCACGGTCACCGGCGCCGGCACGGTTCAGACGTACATCGACGGCGCTCTGTCCACCACGAACGGGCTTTGA
- a CDS encoding YebC/PmpR family DNA-binding transcriptional regulator — MSGHSKWHNIKLKKGKVDAQRGQLFTKLSKEIIVAARSGTPDPEANFKLKMAVAKARDNNMPMDNIKRAIARAAGAGKGEAYEEIRYEGFGPAGVAVIVDVVTDNRNRTASEMRYLFSRNGGNLGETGSVGWLFEERGVITMPAAGISEDELLECAIVDGVVDVVAEGDSADIITQPRALGAVRAEVERTLLAPRGRAVTSASLELVAKTQVDVSRENAPAVLKLLDALEDHDDVTNVYSNADIPVDVLEALA, encoded by the coding sequence ATGTCCGGACATTCCAAGTGGCACAACATCAAGCTCAAGAAGGGCAAGGTCGACGCGCAGCGCGGCCAGCTGTTCACCAAGCTGAGCAAAGAGATCATCGTCGCCGCCCGCTCTGGGACGCCGGACCCCGAGGCGAACTTCAAGCTCAAGATGGCGGTGGCGAAAGCCCGCGACAACAACATGCCGATGGACAACATCAAGCGCGCCATCGCGCGCGCCGCCGGAGCGGGCAAGGGCGAAGCGTACGAAGAGATCCGCTACGAAGGGTTCGGTCCGGCGGGCGTCGCGGTCATCGTCGACGTGGTGACCGACAACCGCAACCGCACGGCGTCCGAGATGCGCTACCTGTTCTCACGCAACGGCGGCAATCTCGGCGAGACGGGCAGCGTCGGCTGGCTCTTCGAAGAGCGCGGCGTCATCACGATGCCGGCTGCAGGCATCTCGGAAGACGAGCTGCTTGAATGCGCGATCGTCGACGGCGTCGTCGACGTCGTGGCCGAGGGCGATAGCGCCGATATCATCACGCAGCCGCGCGCTCTCGGCGCCGTGCGAGCGGAGGTCGAGCGCACGCTGCTGGCGCCGCGCGGACGCGCAGTCACGTCCGCGTCATTGGAACTGGTCGCCAAGACTCAGGTGGACGTCTCGCGCGAGAACGCGCCGGCGGTGCTCAAGCTGCTCGACGCGCTCGAAGATCATGATGACGTGACGAACGTGTACTCCAACGCCGACATCCCCGTCGACGTGCTCGAAGCGCTGGCGTGA